One Gossypium arboreum isolate Shixiya-1 chromosome 13, ASM2569848v2, whole genome shotgun sequence genomic window, ttttaaggaaaagaaaaaataaaccaaaatttaaCCTGATATTTATAGAACAAGAATCAGCAGGAAGAAGTAAAACGTAGAATTTGaaaccaaaagaaaaaagagCGATGAATATCCAAACTTGGATCAGAAATTAGTGTAGTTAAGAGAGGTAACATCGTGGTATTCACATGTGATATCATTTGTCTACGTGCATGACACTTTATATATACACTTCTACACCATGCTTTGGGTGTCAAACTTATCAAAATTCAATTACGTTGTTTATCTGAAGAGAAAAGGATGGACGTCCCACACTGGACAGCGGCGTGTCAACTCTTACTACTATCCCCGAGTTCCCAACATTTCCGTTCCACTTGGAACGCCCAAGCTGTGTAATTGGTAAACACAACAGAAGCATGAGCTATAAAAAACATGAATATGAGCATCCAAGCAATTCATCTTCAATGAAGATGCAAGTGCAAGCAAATGGGAAAAAGAACTCGATGGCACAATGGAATAACATCATCATCGAGAGGAAAAGTTGAGAAAAGGGTCAAAGCTCAAAAATTCCAGAAGCTGATATTTCACAATTTTTGCAAATGCAAACAAACAAGTTTTATAGATGAAATAAGCTTTAAAAGAAGATCCGGATTGTAATAACTTACTGATATTGATGCAAATGCAGCAGGATGTGCCACCAAAGAACAGCCGCATATCAGATTGAGATTATCCTTCACTGTGTGAATAACTTCTGCTCGCAACCCCGGATTACTTCCACCGAATGTTGGACACAAGCTGATCATCGATGTAGGAAACAATTTAGTAAAGACCTTGAAGGATGTAACACATACAAACAACTATCACATGATAACCAgaagaaatatataaataaagtGAAACAAAGGGAAAAAGGAACCATACAGGAAGAGCAAAGTCTGTGCAGAAGCAATATGAAACAACTTGTTAAATGACCCAACTGAAATTTGTTTTTCCACAAACAGAAGTtcaagtctcaagtattttaccAATGATTACACGAAATGCAAGACAAAAACTATAATTTATGGACCTTGAAAAGTTGTCATGTTGAATACTTAAGAAGGTGGAATTCATATGTATGAAAATCATGCAATTCAGGTTCAATTTACaagaaattcatgcaatttgtaAGAAGGCTTAATGAAGATCTTGAAAGGCAGTGTATGAAAGGTAATAAAACTCCTCAACATGAATTGTAAGTGCAGGCAAGGAGACATAGATTTACGAACTCTAAACCGTTGCAAATGAACACAAATAAGGAGAATCTCACCTAAATTGAATGGATGGCTTCATCATGAGCCCAGACCGCTTCCAAGCCAAGGCTTGTGAAAGACCCAGTGCAAATGAATTGTCAGGCCATAGAACCATTGGTGTGATACGAGTTCCCCATTTATTCTGATGAAATATCCGAACAAAAAGTTTCAGCACTCTTACAGAAGGCACCCCAAAATAGAATGGTGAATCCTTACGCCAAAGTTGTTTCAGAAAAACTAAATAACTACAACTTCTGATGCCTGTCATGTTGGCAGGCAGTAAGAGCTCAAGACTGACCTTGCATGAGAAACTATATCTCATTTCCCCTGGATATTGGCCCTGAGCCTGAAGAAGGCCCCCACAAAGAGGAAGGAAAGCACTTGTTGTCAGCCCCTCACCAGATACGTAGGTCAACTGTCCATTTGGAAATTGCAAATCTACAAACGACTGAATAAAAGAAAGGAGAGTAAACATGGCAAAGAGATTGTCTATGTCAGAAAATCAACTCAAGCAGATAAAACTTTCTTGAATATTTAGTGCAGAAAGCTAAGAAGTCAGGAGGATTGTCTCAGCTATCACCACAGTCCATTACTTACTATGAAGGTTGTTTCTAGGAAGATGATAAAAGTACAAACCGCTGTTCTTAAGTGTGCAGTAAAACAGAAAAATTAGGTTTCTCCACTATTATAGATAATAGTTATCTTAGAAACAAGAAAGGTGGaaatttagaatattttaattcCAGTAACTAATATTTTGGAAACTCAGTCTGTTGAAACAGAAGCATAAACACTTAGAAAGTGATGTAAATGCTGCCAACTTACACATGCTAAAGGATTAAGACAGAGCATCGACATTAATAGCCACCTCCTATGCTTTGACCATACTGCAGGACAAAGAGAATGCATTCCATTCTGAAACCAAATAGATTATAATCAAATAAGAACTGACAAGAAAAGATAACAATTAGCAAAATATCCAAACATGACGTTCAAGCCATATTATTTGCTTTCACGTTTCAATATAAGCACTACTATGTAAAATTATTAGGTGCCTCTTATCGAGCAAAAGTAAATTAAATTGATCCAGACACTTAAAACTTGGAGAAAAGAACGTAAAAACTATCAATGTTATAGAATTAAAACTAAAACTTGAAATATTTTTATCCTAACTTAAGCAACACTTGCTTGAGCTTGAAATTTAGTCATATAAAAATAGTTAAGCAGATTAAATGAGCTCAGAAAAAAATCCAAGATTGGGTGAAAAAGAAATTAAAGGACTACTCTGGAGACTCGCAAAGAAATGTGTTTACTGTTTCATGTTTTTTACCATAAAACTAGACCAAACATGAACTACAGCGGAGATCAAAGGACATACAGAGAAGACGAGAGGGGAAAAGGAGAGAGTTGAAATAATTTCATCCCATATTTGCTTGATTCAGAAGAAATTCGCATCATCAAGCAATAGATCAGATAACCTTAATACTACCACATTAAGCACAAACTGTTGACATTTTTGTGCCAAAGACACTGCAAAATTAAGTTTCACAGAACATAAATGCAATTCACAGGGTAGTCCAATTTCCTTTGTCAAAAAATGTACTAGTACCAACTGTTCTCTGAAACGATTAGCATACCTTCCTATCATAACCATACCAAAGCAAATGTTGCTTTGATAGATGAACTGGTAAAAGAAGTGTTGTATCTCGTACAAAGAGCACTGGTCCAAGCTGGATAAGAAATAAAGAGTTATCATTCCTTGATGTGGAATTGGCATTTGATGCCTCTACTCTCCATAGGTCTCCCCTTGCAACCAAAGAACTTTCTAAATCTCGTGTTCTACTCTCAAATGTTGAGGTAATATTTATAATTCCCTGAAGCCAACCAAAGATTAACAATgagaaaacaaaacaattaagACATACATGCAATAGTAGTAGTAAAAAAAATGTAAAGTGTGAGgaaatcaaccaattcaaaaccaCACATaaattccacattcatttcacaatATGGAAACAAAAGGAACCCTATCACTTCTATTCATATGAAGGGAAAAAAAACAGATAATATTCATAACATATAGTAGCTACATTAGGCCAAACACATGCCTCTATAGAAAGTATATACTGCTAGCTTAAAACTTGAAAAAGACCTATCCTAGCTAATGGCAAGCCCAAGATATGTATTTGTTCCTACCTGTCTTAGAAATAATTAATAAAGGTGTGTGCACAACAAAATTAGATGCATATCATATTTCAGCATGAACAGAAATATAAAACTAACTACCACTCTCCCATCAGTTAGGTCAAACAGGTAATATTCATGCATATAGTAGCTAACACTTAGGCCAAACAGATGCCTCTATAGAAAGTACTTACTGTTAACTTCGAACTTGAAAAAGAATTATCAGAGGTAATGGCAATTATATTTCACCATGAACAGAAATATAATACTAACTACTACTCTCCCATCAGTTTTAAACCTTCTGGCTGTAAAGGAAAATCCTCGAGAACAAGTTAACCTATGCATCAATTAAGTAAAATAGACAACCCCATTTCCATTTACTAAACTTATTACTTATGACAATTTAGGATTGAAATTGCTTCTTACGTATCGGCACTTGCCG contains:
- the LOC108461100 gene encoding uncharacterized protein LOC108461100, whose product is MSVERSFEAWEEVQRHGQDLADRLAQGFTCLIQSHMIPPSFPWPNPPKSKLFDLEFPSQSFGNKDFGLPIDNSAIFDIGDIGNRIGQVGADFGAGLNGLVQQFFRRLPIPLRAEESAVVSVRGDMSVKGQKAEVGVNDMEGLVGFLDSKDFGFVGNESHSEGVGDEEIPGFNLKSAGLLGRPQGIINITSTFESRTRDLESSLVARGDLWRVEASNANSTSRNDNSLFLIQLGPVLFVRDTTLLLPVHLSKQHLLWYGYDRKNGMHSLCPAVWSKHRRWLLMSMLCLNPLACSFVDLQFPNGQLTYVSGEGLTTSAFLPLCGGLLQAQGQYPGEMRYSFSCKNKWGTRITPMVLWPDNSFALGLSQALAWKRSGLMMKPSIQFSLCPTFGGSNPGLRAEVIHTVKDNLNLICGCSLVAHPAAFASISLGRSKWNGNVGNSGIVVRVDTPLSSVGRPSFSLQINNVIEF